A single Pangasianodon hypophthalmus isolate fPanHyp1 chromosome 27, fPanHyp1.pri, whole genome shotgun sequence DNA region contains:
- the crata gene encoding carnitine O-acetyltransferase isoform X2: protein MVKPSSLVKPVSLTKIPGRYLAHQESLPKLPVPPLKQTCDRYLAALEPIVDAEELKHTCRLLEEFQLPGGVGERLQNTLERRASKLENWLSDWWLKTAYLDYRMPVVVHSSPGVVLPRLQFSDRRGQMRYAAKLIAGVLDFKTMIDNETLPVEYLGGKPLCMNQYYQVLSSCRIPGTNSDSVVNHALSKRPPTHITVVHNFQFFVLDVYNSDGTLLTVDQLYIQLEKICNSSLQSNKEPIGILTSNHRNSWGKAYANLIKDRTNKESVQAIQKSIFTVCLDAPMPRVSDEMYRTRAAVQMLHGGGSRWNSGNRWFDKTLQFIIGEDGTCGIIYEHAPAEGPPIVALIDHVVEYTNKSEMIRTPMVPLPMPQKLHFNITPEIKSDIEEAKQNMNIMVQDLDVRVIVFSHFGKNVPKSYRMSPDAFIQVALQLAYYRLYKRCCATYESASLRMFKLGRTDTIRSASINSANFVRAMDDPVKQSPEKVTLLEKAVKAHRAYTDMAIRGQAIDRHLLGLKLQAVEDLSALPEIFTDTSYAKANHYNLSTSQVPAKTDCVMCFGPVVPDGYGVCYNPMEKHINFAVSAFNSCADTSATRLAHALEDALLDMKSLLDQTLKSKL from the exons ATGGTGAAGCCATCCTCCCTGGTGAAGCCGGTGTCTTTGACTAAGATACCTGGTCGTTATCTGGCTCATCAGGAGTCTCTCCCAAAGCTGCCAGTGCCTCCTCTGAAACAGACATGTGACCGCTACCTGGCCGCGCTGGAGCCCATAGTGGATGCTGAGgagctgaaacacacatgcaggcTGTTGGAGGAGTTTCAGCTGCCCGGTGGAGTGGGAGAAAGACTGCAGAACACCCTGGAGAGGAGGGCAAGCAAGCTGGAAAACTGG ctctctgaCTGGTGGTTAAAGACAGCATATCTGGACTACCGGATGCCTGTGGTTGTCCACTCGAGTCCTGGAGTCGTCCTTCCTCGCTTACAATTTAGTGACCGTCGAGGTCAAATGAG ATATGCGGCTAAACTGATTGCAGGAGTTTTGGATTTCAAGACTATGATTGACAA tgaaacGTTACCGGTGGAGTATCTTGGTGGGAAGCCGCTGTGTATGAATCAGTATTATCAGGTTCTGTCCTCCTGCCGCATACCCGGGACCAACAGCGACTCGGTGGTCAATCACGCTTTGAGCAAGAGACCTCCTACTCACATCACCGTGGTGCACAACTTCCAG TTCTTTGTGCTGGATGTGTACAACAGTGATGGCACACTGCTGACGGTAGATCAGCTCTATATTCAGCTGGAGAAAATCTGTAACTCTTCCCTGCAGAGCAACAAGGAGCCGATCGGCATCCTCACCTCCAATCACCGTAACAGCTGGGGCAAAGCCTACGCCAACCTCATTAAAG ACAGAACGAATAAGGAGTCAGTGCAGGCTATTCAGAAGAGCATCTTTACCGTGTGTCTGGACGCTCCAATGCCCCGGGTCTCAGACGAGATGTACCGCACTCGAGCAGCTGTGCAGATGCTGCATGGAGGAGGCAGCCGGTGGAACAGTGGAAACCGCTGGTTcgataaaacacttcag TTTATCATTGGTGAAGATGGGACATGCGGTATCATCTATGAACACGCCCCTGCAGAAGGTCCTCCAATCGTGGCCCTGATTGATCACGTGGTGGAGTACAC AAACAAGTCCGAGATGATTCGTACACCCATGGTTCCTCTGCCCATGCCTCAGAAACTGCACTTCAACATCACCCCAGAGATTAAAAGCGACATCGAGGAGGCCAAGCAGAACATGAATAT aatggttcaGGACTTGGATGTGAGAGTCATTGTGTTCTCCCACTTTGGTAAAAATGTTCCAAAGTCTTATAGGATGAGTCCTGACGCATTCATTCAGGTGGCTCTACAGCTGGCTTATTACAG GCTGTACAAGCGTTGCTGTGCCACGTACGAGAGTGCCTCTCTGCGCATGTTCAAACTGGGCCGAACAGACACCATACGCTCAGCATCCATCAACTCTGCCAACTTTGTCCGAGCCATGGACGACCCTGTCAAGCAG AGCCCAGAGAAGGTGACTCTGCTGGAGAAGGCAGTGAAGGCACACAGAGCGTACACAGACATG gcaATCCGTGGGCAAGCCATCGACAGGCATTTGCTTGGCCTGAAGCTGCAGGCTGTTGAAGACTTGTCAGCCCTGCCAGAAATCTTCACGGACACGTCTTATGCCAAAGCCAACCACTACAACCTTTCCACCAGCCAG GTCCCAGCTAAGACCGACTGCGTGATGTGTTTCGGCCCAGTGGTTCCTGATGGCTACGGCGTCTGCTACAACCCCATGGAGAAACACATTAACTTTGCAGTCTCTGCTTTTAACAGCTGTGCAGACACCAGCGCCACACGACTGGCCCACGCTCTGGAGGACGCTCTGCTGGACATGAAGAGCCTGCTGGATCAGACACTCAAATCCAAGCTGTGA
- the crata gene encoding carnitine O-acetyltransferase isoform X1 codes for MTLLGILSRAMTKAGMVKPSSLVKPVSLTKIPGRYLAHQESLPKLPVPPLKQTCDRYLAALEPIVDAEELKHTCRLLEEFQLPGGVGERLQNTLERRASKLENWLSDWWLKTAYLDYRMPVVVHSSPGVVLPRLQFSDRRGQMRYAAKLIAGVLDFKTMIDNETLPVEYLGGKPLCMNQYYQVLSSCRIPGTNSDSVVNHALSKRPPTHITVVHNFQFFVLDVYNSDGTLLTVDQLYIQLEKICNSSLQSNKEPIGILTSNHRNSWGKAYANLIKDRTNKESVQAIQKSIFTVCLDAPMPRVSDEMYRTRAAVQMLHGGGSRWNSGNRWFDKTLQFIIGEDGTCGIIYEHAPAEGPPIVALIDHVVEYTNKSEMIRTPMVPLPMPQKLHFNITPEIKSDIEEAKQNMNIMVQDLDVRVIVFSHFGKNVPKSYRMSPDAFIQVALQLAYYRLYKRCCATYESASLRMFKLGRTDTIRSASINSANFVRAMDDPVKQSPEKVTLLEKAVKAHRAYTDMAIRGQAIDRHLLGLKLQAVEDLSALPEIFTDTSYAKANHYNLSTSQVPAKTDCVMCFGPVVPDGYGVCYNPMEKHINFAVSAFNSCADTSATRLAHALEDALLDMKSLLDQTLKSKL; via the exons ATGACTCTGCTGGGGATTTTGTCCAGGGCCATG ACGAAGGCTGGCATGGTGAAGCCATCCTCCCTGGTGAAGCCGGTGTCTTTGACTAAGATACCTGGTCGTTATCTGGCTCATCAGGAGTCTCTCCCAAAGCTGCCAGTGCCTCCTCTGAAACAGACATGTGACCGCTACCTGGCCGCGCTGGAGCCCATAGTGGATGCTGAGgagctgaaacacacatgcaggcTGTTGGAGGAGTTTCAGCTGCCCGGTGGAGTGGGAGAAAGACTGCAGAACACCCTGGAGAGGAGGGCAAGCAAGCTGGAAAACTGG ctctctgaCTGGTGGTTAAAGACAGCATATCTGGACTACCGGATGCCTGTGGTTGTCCACTCGAGTCCTGGAGTCGTCCTTCCTCGCTTACAATTTAGTGACCGTCGAGGTCAAATGAG ATATGCGGCTAAACTGATTGCAGGAGTTTTGGATTTCAAGACTATGATTGACAA tgaaacGTTACCGGTGGAGTATCTTGGTGGGAAGCCGCTGTGTATGAATCAGTATTATCAGGTTCTGTCCTCCTGCCGCATACCCGGGACCAACAGCGACTCGGTGGTCAATCACGCTTTGAGCAAGAGACCTCCTACTCACATCACCGTGGTGCACAACTTCCAG TTCTTTGTGCTGGATGTGTACAACAGTGATGGCACACTGCTGACGGTAGATCAGCTCTATATTCAGCTGGAGAAAATCTGTAACTCTTCCCTGCAGAGCAACAAGGAGCCGATCGGCATCCTCACCTCCAATCACCGTAACAGCTGGGGCAAAGCCTACGCCAACCTCATTAAAG ACAGAACGAATAAGGAGTCAGTGCAGGCTATTCAGAAGAGCATCTTTACCGTGTGTCTGGACGCTCCAATGCCCCGGGTCTCAGACGAGATGTACCGCACTCGAGCAGCTGTGCAGATGCTGCATGGAGGAGGCAGCCGGTGGAACAGTGGAAACCGCTGGTTcgataaaacacttcag TTTATCATTGGTGAAGATGGGACATGCGGTATCATCTATGAACACGCCCCTGCAGAAGGTCCTCCAATCGTGGCCCTGATTGATCACGTGGTGGAGTACAC AAACAAGTCCGAGATGATTCGTACACCCATGGTTCCTCTGCCCATGCCTCAGAAACTGCACTTCAACATCACCCCAGAGATTAAAAGCGACATCGAGGAGGCCAAGCAGAACATGAATAT aatggttcaGGACTTGGATGTGAGAGTCATTGTGTTCTCCCACTTTGGTAAAAATGTTCCAAAGTCTTATAGGATGAGTCCTGACGCATTCATTCAGGTGGCTCTACAGCTGGCTTATTACAG GCTGTACAAGCGTTGCTGTGCCACGTACGAGAGTGCCTCTCTGCGCATGTTCAAACTGGGCCGAACAGACACCATACGCTCAGCATCCATCAACTCTGCCAACTTTGTCCGAGCCATGGACGACCCTGTCAAGCAG AGCCCAGAGAAGGTGACTCTGCTGGAGAAGGCAGTGAAGGCACACAGAGCGTACACAGACATG gcaATCCGTGGGCAAGCCATCGACAGGCATTTGCTTGGCCTGAAGCTGCAGGCTGTTGAAGACTTGTCAGCCCTGCCAGAAATCTTCACGGACACGTCTTATGCCAAAGCCAACCACTACAACCTTTCCACCAGCCAG GTCCCAGCTAAGACCGACTGCGTGATGTGTTTCGGCCCAGTGGTTCCTGATGGCTACGGCGTCTGCTACAACCCCATGGAGAAACACATTAACTTTGCAGTCTCTGCTTTTAACAGCTGTGCAGACACCAGCGCCACACGACTGGCCCACGCTCTGGAGGACGCTCTGCTGGACATGAAGAGCCTGCTGGATCAGACACTCAAATCCAAGCTGTGA